A DNA window from Phyllopteryx taeniolatus isolate TA_2022b unplaced genomic scaffold, UOR_Ptae_1.2 contig_34, whole genome shotgun sequence contains the following coding sequences:
- the LOC133473673 gene encoding gastrula zinc finger protein XlCGF52.1-like isoform X1 produces the protein MLILMSLFHMSDDHLFFLIPSDVERKSAKMCARRTAEYDGELRGPKEEEGPKGQRPDAAFDLRPRIVLRRADISGSLCTKRQEPEPPRIKEEVEEEDITKLPSTGVALKMEAESQIEESREAEPPSSSSSPHMTTEGDGDHCGGSRADGLIAPLSDSDDLTSHSSDYDEDAQSESDMTCHTDKKQWVCSQCGKTFAYHSRLKRHKRTHTGEKPFTCSICSKRFSQKEHLRSHTSTHTGEKPLACSVCGQRFSHKGSLKIHTSTHTGQKPFPCSVCSQRFTQKGDLKKHTRTHTGEKPFFCSVCGQRFSVKGTLNTHTRTHTGEKPFACSVCGQRFSHKGTIKIHTRTHTGEKPFACSVCGQRFSHRGSLRIHTRTHTGEKPFACAVCGQRFSVKESLKRHTRAHTGEKPFACSVCSQRFSLKANLKTHIRIHR, from the exons ATGTTAATCTTGATGTCATTGTTTCACATGTCCGATGATcacttgtttttcctcattccCTCCGACGTAGAGCGGAAAAGTGCGAAAATGTGCGCGAGGAGGACGGCGGAGTACGACGGGGAACTTCGGGGCccgaaagaggaggaggggccAAAAGGTCAACGACCGGACGCTGCGTTCGATCTGCGGCCTCGAATTGTGTTACGCAGAGCAG acatcagtgGAAGTCTTTGTACTAAgcggcaggagccagagccccctcgcattaaagaggaagtggaggaggaggacatcACCAAGTTGCCATCCACTGGTGTCGCTTTGAAGATGGAAGCTGAAAGTCAGATTGAGGAGAGCAGAgaggcggagcctccaagcagcagctcaagtccacacatgacaacagagggtgatggagaccactgtggaggatcacgaGCAGACGGCCTCATAGCGCCATTATCAGATAGTGATGACCTGACGTCACACTCTTCTGACTATGATGAGGATGCACAGTCTGAaagtgatatgacatgtcacactgacaagAAACAATGGgtatgttctcagtgtgggaaaacatttgcttatCATAGCCGTTTGAAACGacacaaaagaacacacacgggcgagaaaccttttacctgctcaATTTGTAGTAAACGATTTTCTCAGAAGGAACACTTAAGAAGTCACACAAGTactcacactggtgagaaaccgcTCGCCTGCTCAGTCTGCGGTCAAAGGTTTTCTCATAAGGGAAGcctgaaaatacacacaagcacCCATACTGGACAGAAACCTTttccctgctcagtttgtagtcaaagattcactcagaagggagacttaaaaaaacacacaagaacccacactggagagaaaccctttttctgctcagtttgtgggcaaagattCTCTGTAAAAGGAaccttaaacacacacacaagaacgcacactggagagaaaccttttgcctgctcagtttgtggccaaagattctctcataaGGGAaccattaaaatacacacaagaacccatactggagagaaaccttttgcctgctcagtttgtgggcaaagattCTCTCATAGGGGAAGCCTaagaatacacacaagaacccacactggagagaaaccttttgcctgcgcagtttgtggtcaaagattctctgtaaaggaaagcttaaaaagacacacaagagcacacactggagagaaaccgtttgcctgctcagtttgtagtcAAAGATTCTCCTTAAAGGCAAACTTGAAAACACACATCAGAATTCACAGGTGA
- the LOC133473673 gene encoding gastrula zinc finger protein XlCGF52.1-like isoform X2: MALFAQKERKSAKMCARRTAEYDGELRGPKEEEGPKGQRPDAAFDLRPRIVLRRADISGSLCTKRQEPEPPRIKEEVEEEDITKLPSTGVALKMEAESQIEESREAEPPSSSSSPHMTTEGDGDHCGGSRADGLIAPLSDSDDLTSHSSDYDEDAQSESDMTCHTDKKQWVCSQCGKTFAYHSRLKRHKRTHTGEKPFTCSICSKRFSQKEHLRSHTSTHTGEKPLACSVCGQRFSHKGSLKIHTSTHTGQKPFPCSVCSQRFTQKGDLKKHTRTHTGEKPFFCSVCGQRFSVKGTLNTHTRTHTGEKPFACSVCGQRFSHKGTIKIHTRTHTGEKPFACSVCGQRFSHRGSLRIHTRTHTGEKPFACAVCGQRFSVKESLKRHTRAHTGEKPFACSVCSQRFSLKANLKTHIRIHR; encoded by the exons AGCGGAAAAGTGCGAAAATGTGCGCGAGGAGGACGGCGGAGTACGACGGGGAACTTCGGGGCccgaaagaggaggaggggccAAAAGGTCAACGACCGGACGCTGCGTTCGATCTGCGGCCTCGAATTGTGTTACGCAGAGCAG acatcagtgGAAGTCTTTGTACTAAgcggcaggagccagagccccctcgcattaaagaggaagtggaggaggaggacatcACCAAGTTGCCATCCACTGGTGTCGCTTTGAAGATGGAAGCTGAAAGTCAGATTGAGGAGAGCAGAgaggcggagcctccaagcagcagctcaagtccacacatgacaacagagggtgatggagaccactgtggaggatcacgaGCAGACGGCCTCATAGCGCCATTATCAGATAGTGATGACCTGACGTCACACTCTTCTGACTATGATGAGGATGCACAGTCTGAaagtgatatgacatgtcacactgacaagAAACAATGGgtatgttctcagtgtgggaaaacatttgcttatCATAGCCGTTTGAAACGacacaaaagaacacacacgggcgagaaaccttttacctgctcaATTTGTAGTAAACGATTTTCTCAGAAGGAACACTTAAGAAGTCACACAAGTactcacactggtgagaaaccgcTCGCCTGCTCAGTCTGCGGTCAAAGGTTTTCTCATAAGGGAAGcctgaaaatacacacaagcacCCATACTGGACAGAAACCTTttccctgctcagtttgtagtcaaagattcactcagaagggagacttaaaaaaacacacaagaacccacactggagagaaaccctttttctgctcagtttgtgggcaaagattCTCTGTAAAAGGAaccttaaacacacacacaagaacgcacactggagagaaaccttttgcctgctcagtttgtggccaaagattctctcataaGGGAaccattaaaatacacacaagaacccatactggagagaaaccttttgcctgctcagtttgtgggcaaagattCTCTCATAGGGGAAGCCTaagaatacacacaagaacccacactggagagaaaccttttgcctgcgcagtttgtggtcaaagattctctgtaaaggaaagcttaaaaagacacacaagagcacacactggagagaaaccgtttgcctgctcagtttgtagtcAAAGATTCTCCTTAAAGGCAAACTTGAAAACACACATCAGAATTCACAGGTGA
- the LOC133473673 gene encoding gastrula zinc finger protein XlCGF52.1-like isoform X3: MCARRTAEYDGELRGPKEEEGPKGQRPDAAFDLRPRIVLRRADISGSLCTKRQEPEPPRIKEEVEEEDITKLPSTGVALKMEAESQIEESREAEPPSSSSSPHMTTEGDGDHCGGSRADGLIAPLSDSDDLTSHSSDYDEDAQSESDMTCHTDKKQWVCSQCGKTFAYHSRLKRHKRTHTGEKPFTCSICSKRFSQKEHLRSHTSTHTGEKPLACSVCGQRFSHKGSLKIHTSTHTGQKPFPCSVCSQRFTQKGDLKKHTRTHTGEKPFFCSVCGQRFSVKGTLNTHTRTHTGEKPFACSVCGQRFSHKGTIKIHTRTHTGEKPFACSVCGQRFSHRGSLRIHTRTHTGEKPFACAVCGQRFSVKESLKRHTRAHTGEKPFACSVCSQRFSLKANLKTHIRIHR, translated from the exons ATGTGCGCGAGGAGGACGGCGGAGTACGACGGGGAACTTCGGGGCccgaaagaggaggaggggccAAAAGGTCAACGACCGGACGCTGCGTTCGATCTGCGGCCTCGAATTGTGTTACGCAGAGCAG acatcagtgGAAGTCTTTGTACTAAgcggcaggagccagagccccctcgcattaaagaggaagtggaggaggaggacatcACCAAGTTGCCATCCACTGGTGTCGCTTTGAAGATGGAAGCTGAAAGTCAGATTGAGGAGAGCAGAgaggcggagcctccaagcagcagctcaagtccacacatgacaacagagggtgatggagaccactgtggaggatcacgaGCAGACGGCCTCATAGCGCCATTATCAGATAGTGATGACCTGACGTCACACTCTTCTGACTATGATGAGGATGCACAGTCTGAaagtgatatgacatgtcacactgacaagAAACAATGGgtatgttctcagtgtgggaaaacatttgcttatCATAGCCGTTTGAAACGacacaaaagaacacacacgggcgagaaaccttttacctgctcaATTTGTAGTAAACGATTTTCTCAGAAGGAACACTTAAGAAGTCACACAAGTactcacactggtgagaaaccgcTCGCCTGCTCAGTCTGCGGTCAAAGGTTTTCTCATAAGGGAAGcctgaaaatacacacaagcacCCATACTGGACAGAAACCTTttccctgctcagtttgtagtcaaagattcactcagaagggagacttaaaaaaacacacaagaacccacactggagagaaaccctttttctgctcagtttgtgggcaaagattCTCTGTAAAAGGAaccttaaacacacacacaagaacgcacactggagagaaaccttttgcctgctcagtttgtggccaaagattctctcataaGGGAaccattaaaatacacacaagaacccatactggagagaaaccttttgcctgctcagtttgtgggcaaagattCTCTCATAGGGGAAGCCTaagaatacacacaagaacccacactggagagaaaccttttgcctgcgcagtttgtggtcaaagattctctgtaaaggaaagcttaaaaagacacacaagagcacacactggagagaaaccgtttgcctgctcagtttgtagtcAAAGATTCTCCTTAAAGGCAAACTTGAAAACACACATCAGAATTCACAGGTGA